AGACATGTAGAGCTACTATACAAATGTGACCTGTGCTGGCAAAATCAGTAACATTTCCAaaaattagttcattttaaatttttacattttacattaaaagacaaaatgatTTACAAGTTGGCAGGATCAGTCCAAAAATCACAGTGCTACGGTAATTCCCAGATCTAATACCCCAGTTCCCCAAACGTTTACATACGACACAACAGATTATGTTTGCATGAAAGTGCTGTGCGCATTCACACTCATTTGGCCAACACGGGTCACAAGTATGAAAGGAAGTCAATCATTAAATACCTACTCTGGCCAGCCCTCGAATGTGGAGATGGTGAAGAGAGCCAGCATGCCGTTCAAAACATTGTCAAAGTTTAAGTCGCTGTTCATCCATGTACGTTGACCGAGCACCATGTCGTGAAGAGCGTGCTCCTGGTGATGTATAAACATTCCCCTGAGAGCATCACCGGGGGAGAAATTGATGTAGTTTTGGAGAGGTTTGAGATCTCAGAGTGAAGAATGAAAGTTTAAACCTACCGGCATTCTTCTGCAGTCATTTTGAGCGGGTCCGTGCAGAAGAAAAATTTGCCCTGTccatttaacagaaaaataaatgatacattgCATTCTCTCTCAGTCCAGACTCTCATATCATGCATGTTAAAGAGCTGTCTGACCTTAAAAAGCTGAACACCAATGCAGGCAAACATGAAATCCAAGAGCATGGTGACTAAGACGATATTGCCGATGGTCTTGAtggccacaaacacacactggacCACATgctaaaagacagaaagaagatATGAGGAACAGGGAGACATTTGTCAGGTAATAATCCCAAACTAGATGCCCTGACTCACTTTGAGACCTTTAGCTCGATTTATGGCTCTTAAAGGTCTCAAGACTCTCAAGACCCTGAGGATTTTTACCACCGAGATGGCACTTGATCTGCGGAAAGACATGATGagatgtttgcatttatttgacccaaagtacagcaaaaaagtcaaattcataaatatttttaaaataatacatatatttgaatatatattatcGTTAATATAGAatcgttactccagtcacacgatccttcagaaatcattccaataagcttatttgctgcttaaaaaacATTGTTGAATAGAACGTTCAGAAGATCGGTGTTTATATGAACATGCaaatcttttgtaactttaCAAATGtcttacaaattaaatatatttgcatataaattataggaatataaatatatacataaaaatccatgtaaatgttttctaagTATATTGTATATGTGTCTCTTTACAgtacaataaacacacatatatctttaatgcaattaattgttacccagcactaaataaaaataacacaaatgtttcttaagtagcaaatcaacatattaaaatgatttctgatgctaaaaattcagccgtgattttaaaatacattcaaatagaaagcagttctttttaatagtaaaaatatttttgctgtacgttggatcaaataaatgcggctTGGTGAGCACAAGAGAACAACATTACTATTGCTAAGTCTGCTATATTTCTATGTCAGTAAAACCAAATCTCACTCCATTCCCATGGACAGCAGGGAGACGCCGACAACAATCAGGTCTAGGATGTTGAAAGAATTACGGCAGAAAGAGCCCTTGTGTAAGAAGGCACCATATGTGGTCATCTGCGGTGGACAGAAGAAGCAATGAACCCTTTAAACCATCGAAACCCAACGAAACAGTTTCTTTAACACACACCGGACTCTTATCCCACCTTCAGCACAATCTCTGCTGTAAAAACCGAAGTGAAGACATAATCAGCGTAGGCCAGGACCTGAAGCACAGTAAGAAAGTTTGCTGTTGAAGGCAGTGGTAGCTACCGATAGATACAGTATACGCAGTTCTAGAGATAGTTTACTTGGTTCCTGAAGGACATTGGGTCGATTGGATCCTCTGCAGCCAAAGAGATACTGCTGAGCAGAATGAAGAGGAGGATGATGTTGGTGAAGGTTGTAGCATTGATGATGCGATGGCAGAGTTTGCGGaacctgaggaaaaaaaatcaaatcaaataaactaataaaatcagtggaaagcttataCTCCATATCTGAGTTAAATTCGGCTCTTTGGATGAAACTCCCAGTATGCATGAGGGTGATGTAAAAGCAGGTGAGAATTTACTTGTTTTGTGGACCGAAGATGAAGAAGGAGCTGGCCTCTGGCATGGGCACCACCGTCTCCTTCAGCTGCAGGTCAGCCATTGGACGAGGCCGAGGACTGAGAGGAATctctggctcctcctcctcatcgTCACCTAGGCAACAATCCAATCAAAACACGAGACTGACCTGACTGTAAGCCATATAAGAACTGAATAAACAAAGCTAAAATAGCGTTTGCTTCACCTGGAAAATCAGCTGGAGGAAATGGATCTTTAATCTCGTTCACATTTGATTCAAATTCATCCACTTTGAGCTGCATGATAACATAAAGACACCCAGTCAGATTTGccatttattcactttttgtaGACTGAATTCTGGCATTAAATGTTGGTTATTGTCTAAATTCTTCAAGAATCAGCTAATGACACATTGGCAAAAAACAAAGATAATTATAAAGATAACGATATTAACACCCGAAGAAGTTTTATTCTAAGCTCACATGCATCTGTCacttaaaatttttaagctttttataGCAGAatagattctgattggctgccagTGTTTGTATCGTAAGTGATTCCAATATCGTTTCTCTGTGCCTTCTATGTATTTgtcttctttatttattatacaattaaccaAAGCAAAAAAGGCCTCTAACACTAGCTTGCtctatttcttttctgtttaacTTGTCTTAGCACttgcatatcattgctcttttgttgattttgattgcttccattgtcatcatttgtaagtcgcttgggataaaagcatctgctaaataaatcaaaataacaccaattcaaataataatgtcattttgtCAGTTGCAGGTGGTTTTGACCTTAGCTGTGGTGGGAATCCCATCAATCTTGGCTCTCTGCTCGGCTAGTTTCTTTGCTAGCATTGCCTTTTCTTCCTCTGCCTTATCAGGTAGGTTTTCTCTACACCAAGAACAAACCAAGCATCAGAAATATCTGTAAAAAGTCCTTTTTACTGCTATTTGACCTTTGGTACTCACCTAAGAAGTCTTTTCCGCTTCTTCTCCTCTGCCTTTTCTTTCTGGGCCGAGGTCAAACTCTCCGCCTCAGCCAAATTGTCCACCGCAATTGCCAGGAAGACGTTCAGGAGGATGTCTACAGGTATCGGCTCAGGAAAATCATATTCTTTATGACAGGCCATCTCTATAACTGGCACATTTTTGTTGCACGAAGGATACAGTTTCCACAGATGAACAGGATGATGAAGTAAATGCTGACCAGGATTCCAGGCACGGCAGGACCTCCGTGGGCCATGATGCCATCGTACATGACGTAGTTCCAACCTTCACCTGTCAGGATCTGAAAGAGAGACACTGTGGGAGATGCGCTGGGAATCCAAACATCTTGCTCATCGTACGAAAGAAAAACTCACCTGGAAAACCGTGATCAGAGCCTGAGGAAAATTGTCAAAGTTGCTACGTCTCACATGGTCATCTGGAAAATTAAACTTCCCTCCAAAAACCTGCATACCGAGCAGGGCgaagatgacgatgaagagGAATAGGAGTAGTAGGAGCGAGGCGATGGATCGCACGGAGTTCAAGAGCGAGGCCACCAGGTTATTGAGTGATGTCCAGTACCTGAGGAACATGTCACTAATACAGTAAATTATGATGCAGATGTGCATGCTTTGTTCATCACAGTTGGGTCAAGAACAGTGTTGGGGGGTAATGTAACACCAGTTAAGTAATCAATTACTTGTtttaagtaactagtaaagtaatggattactttttttaatttcaatggAAATATTTGAGTTAATCTTTCAAATAAGTAACTCCAGTTACTTTGTTCCTCATGTTTTCACTGACAGAtctggggttgccatgttgagagaaatcagtgACTGTTGTGTGAACATGATCTTACTATATATGATCCTACTAAATATCAACATGTTtactcaaaaacacattcagtgttcctcaaaatcaataaaaatagtcaaatgCAAACTTACAATATTATACAAACCTGCAATAGTTAAATGCGTTAAGACCAATATTTGTCTACGTATTTAATGCCATTTCACTAACCAATGTCTTTGCTACTGACCTTCGACGATCCAATCAtactaaacaaaaattacacatttgtgttttatttttgttgttgcgAAAAAGCGCTGAACTTTCTCCAGCACTGGTCAAGAGTCACGTACCGGGTTACTTTGAAGAGGCGCAGCAGCCGTATACAGCGCAGTATGGAGATCCCCATGACGGACATAACATCCATGCGTACGAGAATGAGCTCAAGGATTCCCACAGACACCACAAAGCAGTCAAAACGGTTAAAGAGAGACATGAAGTATGATGGCAGGCCCATCGCGTACATCTTCATAAACATCTCCACCGCAAACAGAGACAACAGCACCTTATTGGTATTGTctgcaaataaggtaaaaacaaTATAAGTAAAAAATCTAATGGAAAATCTAAATTTATTAGAATTTCCAGCTGGTTGAAGCTGGTCTTTTATGTTGTTACATTGGTAGTTCATTaccaagactttttttttattcaaggaATAGAAACTGTGCATATAATGCTTACTTTTTGTATTCCACAGAACAACAGAAATCAtacagggtgagtaaatgatagaaGTCTGACTTATTAGATAAATGTAACGGAGAGGGTATATTGCAGCagtttgcaaatattaaaatgtactctTGTTTTTGGAATATATTTGTAGAATGATGTTAGTGGGCTCAGAACTGAACCTTGGAAGTTGGTGAGAGATTCGGTCTGACCATGGTGCTCTGTTGCAATGGCCAGAGTGTTGAAGAACACCAGCAAAATCACCAACCAATGGAACAACCTGGACTTGACCCATACACGACACTTCCTCCTAAAAAAACGGTTCCAGCGACGAGCATGACGACTGCAAAATGCACGCACAGAGAAATTCAAAGAACTTGCacgtggaaaaaaaatcagtcaatcGTTCCTAGCAGTCAATCACTCAACTTACACATAATACATGATTTTGTTGAGTGCTTCCAGCTCATAGAGGGTTTCGGTGTCGGATCCATCCTGTAGTGGAAGTAGTCCTGTGGAGACCAATCCCAGACATAGTTGTACTACATTCAACCAGACGTGATTTACAATGGCTGTATCCtgtagtgtgtttgtgagtgcgTTTGAGGACCTTGCCCCTCCTGGTCGTTGTCCATGACCTCTGCTTGTGTGATCCACTCCATATATCCCTTCAGATCCTCGTCAAACTGCTGACGCTCTCTCAGTTTCTGATACTCTCCACTTCGAgaactcttctctctctccttggTGAACTCGCTGACAACATAAAGAAGTAAAGTAAAGTATCGGATAGTTAATTTACTGAGATAGTACTCTACCAGTCAAAACTTGGGACACACCTActaatttttttccattattctaaaaatgtagACAACATCAATAGAACCATACTGATCTGAAAGCCACAAATGTTTGGACTTACCCGCACAGAACCCCCAGAACCAGATTCAAGATGAAGAACGAGCCCAAGAGAATCAGAGTCACAAAATACAGCCAGGGCCATTCCATTCCAATCGCGTCATTTACCTATAATAGGTCAAGAGTTAGCCTTTGCATCCCTATCATAGTACCAACATATTTAATGTCTCTTTTGTCTGACACGTCCATTTCAAGTCTTGGAGTCTCTACTGACAAGCTGATAAGTTGAATAAAGTGTGTTCATTTGCGGagaaatacaaaatgtgcatatttgcAGAGTTGGCAACCATTAAGGTAACCATTAAGTGTGTCACTGACCCAATACAGAACATCTGTCCAGCCCTGAGTGGTGATGCACTGGTATACAGTGAGCATGGAAAATCCCAGATTGTCAAAGTGGGTAATGCCGTTATTAGGCCCAGGCCAACCGCCGCGGCACTCGGTTCCATTCAGAGTACAGCGCCTTCCATTACCGGCCTGAGCGCACGGAGCCGCCTGCGCATCATCCCCCGGGGCAATGATATCTGTGAGTATAGATCATGAACTTGTCATATGTATGACTAGTTGCAAATAAGCAGATCTGGTGTAGGTGATCTACTTTCAACAAACAGTTTAAGACATGCTTATTTTGGACgtaaaataattgcacaaataCCAGTAATTTGACCAGTGTAAACGTTTAGAAATTGCATTATGTGATTCACTTTGAAACTCTCCTCCCATTAAAGCTAACCTCCTACAACTGAATATTCAGTAAGTTCCTACCTGTCTATACCTTTTCAGTGCTAATTCTTTAGTAAATCCTGACAATACTATTTTAACACCAAAAGACATTTTGAGCTGGTGCAAACTATTAGTAAAACAGGCCCTGACGTGAAATTGCCCAGAACCTGCCGTCACAACCAAAATTTAACCAAATATCAACATCTTATGAAGTTGTGTGCCTGCTGGGTAGATTTTGGTTTTGCGTAAATCCCCTTTAGCTACGAGTTTCTCAAATCAATTGCTTGATTTCTCACCTGTGCCGGTGTGGTaacatgttttatgcattttgcatttgaaaagcTCCAGGCCTATGATAGCATAGATGGTGACCATGAAGAAGACCAGCAGAGAGATGTGAAATAGGGGCAGCATGGATTTGAGAATGGAGctcatcaccacctgcaggCCTGGAGAAGACATTACACTTGAACCAGCTCAAGACATAAGAAAGGTCAGCAGAGGAAGGTGATGGTGCCACTTACTGGGGACCCCAGAGACGAGCCTCAGGGGCCGCAAGACTCTAAACGCTCTGAGGGCTTTCATATCAAACCCGCCTTTCTGTTCCACCGGCGCCTCCACGCCGCTGATGTTATTGATGAAGTCCACCACGACAGTGAATAACCTGAGAGGAATCACACAGTAAGTGTTTGTAATTGTAGATGTCTCTGTCCATATTCAGGGAGTGGTGTGCATGTCTTACCCCATTGTCACAATGACAAAATCTAATATATTCCAGCAGTTCCGCAAATAAGCATCGGCGTGAAAGAGAAGCCCATATGCCACGATCTTCAGGAAACATTCCATAGTGAATATGATGAGAAAAATGTACTCTAGACTCTCCTgtgaatgcacacacacacacacacaaaacactgagATGAATGGAGCTGTCAGCACACTTCAGTACAGCCATCTCAAGGTGTTTGGTGTCGACTGTGGATTTTCTACTTCAGAACActtttgttttgactttgaATATCTGTCTCGACATGTCTTTTTACATTCTGGCAACTGACACACGTCAAATTTGGTGGAAACGTGGTGAAGAGATGCTAGAGCCTGACACTTTCCTCCGGTTTCAGCCGAGGCATTTTGAAAACGACCCTGGCGCAGAGGCTGTGAATTTTACAGCCAACGTGATATTTACTGCTAGTTTGAAgcaagcactttttttttttttttgacaaatactgtagatcgatagatagacagacaaacaagaTGAATTACTTTATTACCATTCAAATGCTTTGAAGTTGACCTGATTATGAAATGAACAATCTGACATATCATATTACAAAGCACAACATCCCTAGACAACACCGCAGTGATGAGAGAGTACGGCGAGAGTGTGAGAGCTTATAGTTTGAGTTTGTGGCTAATTTTAAAGCGTCCACATATGTCCCAGAGGCATGCGGTCGAAGCACCTGCTTCTTTCAGTCACCTGGTTCAAGGTCACGCATGCTTACAAGGGTTTAGTGGGATGACTATTGGGCATTAGGTGTCAGTTATTCTGCCAAAAGATTAAAACTTAACACTGATTTATTTGGGATGTAGTTCAATGTCAATGTTTAATAAGGACTTTATATGCATatggaaacatttaaataaaccatgTTTTAGTTTGGGTATGTAAACTATCTACAGCAAATGAAGACTGTATAATAAGGGTGTGTTTGACCGTGGAGTCTGTAAGTGTATGCGAAGCCTACAGGTATTGgggagtgtttgtgtgttaagGGAGTGTATGAGGGTGTGGTCTAAATGTTGGGGGTGTGTCTTTAGAAGGAGTATACAGGTATTGAGAATGGTTTATATGTTAAGGGAGTGTATGAGGGTGTGGTCTAAATGTTGGGGGTGTGTCTTTAGGAGGAGTATACAGGTATTGGGAATGGTTTATATGTTAAGGGAGTGTATGAGGGTGTGGTCTAAATGTTGGGGGTGTGTCTTTAGAAGGAGTATACAGGTATTGAGAATGGTTTATAAGTTAAGGGAGTGTATGAGGGTGTGGTCTAAATGTTGGGGGTGTGTCTTTAGGAGGAGTATACAGGTATCGGGAATGGTTTATATGTTAAGGGAGTGTATGAGGGTGTGGTCTAAATGTTGGGGGTGTGTCTTTAGGAGGAGTATACAGGTATTAAGAAGGGTTTATATGTTAAGGGAGTGTATGAGGGTGTGGTCTAAATGTTGGGGGTGTGTCTTTAGGAGGAGTATACAGGTATTAAGAAGGGTTTATATGTTAAGGGAGTGTATGAGGGTGTGGTCTAAATGTTGGGGGTGTGTCTTTAGGAGGAGTATACAGGTATTGGGAATGGTTTATATGTTAAGGGAATGTATGAGGGTGTGGCCTAAATGTTGGGGGTGTGTCTTTAGGAGGAGTATACAGGTATTAAGAAGGGTTTATATGTTAAGGGAGTGTATGGGGGTGTGGTCTATAGATTGGGGTGTGTCTTTAGGTGGGgtttattgtatttgtgtgtgtgtatgtgagagactCACTAAGTTGCTGTTGGTGTTATTCGTATCTTCCTCAGGCATGGGCATGAAAACGGCCAGAGCTACACAGTTTGCAAAGATTGTGAGGAGGATGATGATTTCAAATGGTCTGAGAGAAACGttaaggaaaataaaaacatccaccAACATAAAATTGACGCTTGTTTCTGAGTGTTACAGCGATAATACTGCAGTAATAAACAATAGGTCTGTGTGTGTTGATGACCGCAGTCtcagtgtgttgtgtgtgtgctagCATTCTCTGAGCTTAGCATGTCTGTATTTAGTGAGCTAGAGGACAGAGCAGCTGTTCTCTCAGAATATCGGCGCGCCGTGCTGAAACACTGACATTTACACACCTCTACCCACACGCTCAAGAGTGAATGAGCTCATTAACTAGCTATCATCTCATAGCTGATTTTT
This window of the Puntigrus tetrazona isolate hp1 chromosome 22, ASM1883169v1, whole genome shotgun sequence genome carries:
- the cacna1sa gene encoding LOW QUALITY PROTEIN: calcium channel, voltage-dependent, L type, alpha 1S subunit, a (The sequence of the model RefSeq protein was modified relative to this genomic sequence to represent the inferred CDS: substituted 1 base at 1 genomic stop codon), with product MEGGGEAPMSTFIMDEETLKRKQREKLKKLQATGGNPRPARSLLFLTLKNPFRKACINIVEWKPFEIIILLTIFANCVALAVFMPMPEEDTNNTNSNLESLEYIFLIIFTMECFLKIVAYGLLFHADAYLRNCWNILDFVIVTMGLFTVVVDFINNISGVEAPVEQKGGFDMKALRAFRVLRPLRLVSGVPSLQVVMSSILKSMLPLFHISLLVFFMVTIYAIIGLELFKCKMHKTCYHTGTDIIAPGDDAQAAPCAQAGNGRRCTLNGTECRGGWPGPNNGITHFDNLGFSMLTVYQCITTQGWTDVLYWVNDAIGMEWPWLYFVTLILLGSFFILNLVLGVLCGEFTKEREKSSRSGEYQKLRERQQFDEDLKGYMEWITQAEVMDNDQEGQGLLPLQDGSDTETLYELEALNKIMYYVRHARRWNRFFRRKCRVWVKSRLFHWLVILLVFFNTLAIATEHHGQTESLTNFQDNTNKVLLSLFAVEMFMKMYAMGLPSYFMSLFNRFDCFVVSVGILELILVRMDVMSVMGISILRCIRLLRLFKVTRYWTSLNNLVASLLNSVRSIASLLLLLFLFIVIFALLGMQVFGGKFNFPDDHVRRSNFDNFPQALITVFQILTGEGWNYVMYDGIMAHGGPAVPGILVSIYFIILFICGNYILLNVFLAIAVDNLAEAESLTSAQKEKAEEKKRKRLLRENLPDKAEEEKAMLAKKLAEQRAKIDGIPTTAKLKVDEFESNVNEIKDPFPPADFPGDDEEEEPEIPLSPRPRPMADLQLKETVVPMPEASSFFIFGPQNKFRKLCHRIINATTFTNIILLFILLSSISLAAEDPIDPMSFRNQVLAYADYVFTSVFTAEIVLKMTTYGAFLHKGSFCRNSFNILDLIVVGVSLLSMGMESSAISVVKILRVLRVLRPLRAINRAKGLKHVVQCVFVAIKTIGNIVLVTMLLDFMFACIGVQLFKGKFFFCTDPLKMTAEECRGMFIHHQEHALHDMVLGQRTWMNSDLNFDNVLNGMLALFTISTFEGWPDLLYKAIDSNLENVGPIYNNRIEISIFFIVYLILIAFFMMNIFVGFVIVTFQEQGEQEYKNCELDKNQRQCVQYALKARPLRCYIPKNPRQYQVWYIVTSCYFEYLMFLLIMLNTMCLGMQHCNQSDHITHLSDMLNVIFTVLFTVEMILKLGAFKAKGYFGDPWNVFDFIIVVGSIVDVILSEIDAALAAQGGLYCLTGCSEVNPMQAIADSENMSVSITLFRLFRVMRLVKLLNRFEGIRNLLWTFIKSFQALPYVALLIVMLFFIYAVIGMQVFGKIALLDGTVINRNNNFQTFPQAVLLLFRCATGEGWQEIMLGCLYGQRCDPKSEYLPGEEYTCGSGFAILYFMSFYMLCAFLIINLFVAVIMDNFDYLTRDWSILGPHHLDEFKKIWAEYDPEATGRIKHLDVVTLLRRIQPPLGFGKFCPHRVACKRLISMNMPLNSDGTVTFNATLFALVRTALKIKTEGNFEQANEELRAIIKKIWKRTSMKLLDQVIPPIGDDEVTVGKFYATFLIQDHFRKFMKRQEEYYGYRPNKKNKNTTEIQAGLRSIEEEAAPELQRAISGDLLNDEEMDRAMDEAGEEGIYRRAGGLFGNHVDPFSMERGTPMATQVTSQRPLQIADSRAEEMEASAAYAQYHTNTNNNASRPRRELHFPSCISASRPXGPPSAAEFLVQEALSAGGLESLASDGRFVSVTKAEMAEALHVDLAALERRSAALLSKRQSQCVFRKRKTPVSRSDNTHCQV